From the Apus apus isolate bApuApu2 chromosome 4, bApuApu2.pri.cur, whole genome shotgun sequence genome, one window contains:
- the ZNF518B gene encoding zinc finger protein 518B: protein MQLKKMREILPRLYSGQVNEEHSSLTTSPKQSSEDKTNPSKGDDDQNCCYQGTEAENNKLTLISCIRCRSVQKISVQDVEKRKKLGWTEDKNFICKKCSHATPPAFHFVPEGANAVELEKHEKKSPSKAQRRFRVKNFLPGKYYCDKCRFSTKDPLQYKKHVGQHEEIKFICSHCSYVSYTKGEFQRHLVKHTGTFPYQCEYCEYGAVRHDYIVKHTRRVHEMPTKRLSNTIVNHKQQKLSQSTLFEKQKYSKTPFQNELSNLSSKMVCETPGLASKTACLSHDVECSINTASVQDKTTLEPSEVNICENQSVEVEVYSPKLEPLQPGMPLTVIAPSELVVPSNCLAQIVEIKIVNGAQQLVLKLIPMKDATYKPVNSGEEELENQGIEPSAEGKKPSSVSQNELLTMEVNVDKLSSVSNQLNLDRTYDKNSECLCFSDSQLSDCNPLSVQREDASKFCFHLVKGIDVHSGVFELCSPSLVMNNTEKKSELKSSRWEVDGKNNLDYDFYCCEERVDIPPPKYAAISEDKCSKNISVEAAQEGNNYSSAVLKRKDTLSLKRDDKECRSLPVKSTGTHLAGKCFDKNSLKFSEAGKKNHVTKTPPCEDKTFGFSKVRRAETISQKSSLLLESLELQKMENKGKPFEGPVISSVFSLSSGAENVPEGVRWDDTTCSKKSATLLCRKIAQLMSAAESNVKSMSLRCEGSSKKVLFPQENSASCDRVVTATEVEQSVSLPQVRGGNSVSSSEEHSKHQLLSFARTSKSRVTKNSHVATPVFIPKGTMLRVLNATSSQKSNGIENSETSAPSVYCNEMFLPRPVPISVPETLSSNLSCLPNQSEMNADFQSKSLRQRPKREASVKNNGQPTGVLFQKNSDVSKQSKPYSKSQLGPKNKAKQGNFRELPKRKTRTQSETSSSSDMSYLLTARRLRLVPLRMNQLIKCPRRNQPVVVLNHPDVDSPEIINVMKTINKYKGQVLKVVLSERTSSCLGVKRYRKRLTLQNVETGNQAKKQSMLKMKLKKTHKNNYQVVETSSAETVQSMFKCWFCGRVYMDQEEWISHGQRHLIEATKGWDVLSLPAKKH, encoded by the coding sequence ATGCAGTtgaaaaaaatgagggaaaTTTTACCAAGATTATACTCTGGCCAAGTTAATGAAGAACATAGTTCCTTAACTACATCTCCAAAGCAATCTTCTGAGGATAAAACAAATCCATCAAAAGGAGATGATGACCAAAACTGCTGTTACCAAGGGACTGAGGCTGAGAACAACAAGTTGACGCTGATAAGCTGTATAAGATGCAGAAGTGTTCAGAAAATTTCAGTGCAAGATGTTGAAAAGCGTAAGAAGCTTGGGTGGACTGAAGACAAAAATTTCATCTGCAAGAAGTGTAGTCATGCTACACCACCAGCTTTCCATTTTGTTCCTGAGGGTGCCAATGCTGTAGAGttggaaaaacatgaaaaaaaatctccaagtAAAGCCCAGAGAAGATTTAGAGTAAAAAACTTTCTGCCAGGTAAATACTACTGTGATAAATGTAGATTTTCAACAAAGGATCCTTTACAGTATAAAAAGCATGTGGGTCaacatgaagaaattaaatttatttgttCTCACTGTAGTTATGTATCCTACACCAAAGGAGAATTCCAGAGACATTTGGTGAAGCACACAGGAACATTTCCGTATCAGTGTGAATACTGTGAATACGGTGCTGTTAGACATGACTATATAGTGAAACATACCAGGAGAGTACATGAAATGCCCACTAAACGGCTGTCAAATACTATCGTAAACCACAAACAACAGAAGCTGAGTCAAAGCactttatttgaaaagcagaaatacagtaaaACTCCTTTTCAGAATGAACTTTCAAATTTGTCTTCAAAAATGGTTTGTGAGACTCCAGGTCTAGCAAGTAAAACAGCCTGTTTGTCTCATGATGTAGAATGTAGCATAAACACAGCATCCGTCCAGGATAAAACAACATTGGAGCCATCTGAAGTAAACATATGTGAGAATCAAAGTGTGGAAGTTGAGGTTTATTCTCCAAAATTGGAGCCTTTACAACCTGGGATGCCTTTAACAGTAATTGCACCATCTGAACTTGTAGTTCCTTCTAACTGTTTAGCTCAGATAGTAGAGATTAAAATAGTGAATGGAGCACAACAGCTGGTTCTTAAACTAATTCCTATGAAAGATGCAACTTACAAACCTGTGAACAGTGGTGAAGAGGAACTTGAGAATCAAGGCATAGAACcatctgcagaaggaaaaaaaccatcaTCTGTATCTCAAAATGAGTTACTAACCATGGAAGTGAATGTAGACAAATTATCCAGTGTTAGTAACCAGCTTAATTTGGATAGAACCTATGACAAGAATTCTgaatgtctttgtttttctgattctCAACTCTCAGACTGTAATCCTCTGTCTGTACAGAGGGAAGATGCAtcaaaattctgctttcatttggTGAAAGGTATTGATGTCCATTCTGGTGTTTTTGAACTTTGTTCTCCATCTCTGGTGATgaataacactgaaaaaaaaagtgagcttAAATCCTCAAGGTGGGAAGTagatggaaaaaataacttAGATTATGACTTTTATTGCTGTGAAGAACGAGTGGATATACCCCCTCCAAAATATGCTGCTATTTCTGAAGATAAGTGTTCAAAGAACATTTCAGTAGAAGCTGCGCAGGAGGGCAACAATTATTCTTCTGCAGTCCTTAAACGAAAGGATACGTTGTCTCTCAAGAGGGATGACAAAGAATGTAGGAGTCTGCCAGTCAAGTCTACAGGTACACATTTAGCTGGTAAATGTTTTGATAAAAACTCTCTTAAAttttctgaagcaggaaaaaaaaatcatgtcacTAAAACTCCACCTTGTGAGGACAAGACTTTTGGCTTTAGCAAAGTACGGAGAGCTGAAACCATAAGTCAAAAGAGCAGTCTTCTTCTGGAATCATTAGAATTacagaagatggaaaataaaggCAAGCCTTTCGAAGGACCTGTTatttcatctgtattttctcttagCTCTGGGGCTGAAAATGTCCCAGAGGGTGTCAGATGGGATGACACAACATGCAGTAAGAAGTCAGCAACGCTGTTGTGTAGAAAGATTGCTCAACTAATGTCTGCTGCTGAATCTAACGTGAAATCCATGTCTTTGAGATGTGAAGGTTCTAGTAAAAAGGTGCTTTTCCCTCAAGAAAATTCAGCAAGCTGTGATAGGGTTGTTACTGCCACTGAAGTGGAACAATCTGTGTCTCTGCCTCAAGTGCGTGGTGGAAACAGTGTTAGTAGTAGTGAAGAACATAGTAAACATCAGCTGCTTTCATTTGCAAGAACATCTAAAAGCAGGGTAACTAAAAATTCTCATGTTGCTACTCCAGTGTTTATCCCCAAAGGGACAATGCTGAGAGTGCTGAATGCTACTAGCAGTCAAAAGTCAAATGGAAtagaaaacagtgaaacatCAGCTCCTTCTGTGTATTGCAATGAAATGTTTCTGCCTCGCCCAGTTCCCATCAGTGTTCCTGAGACACTCAGCAGTAACTTATCATGTTTGCCTAATCAGAGTGAAATGAATGCTGACTTCCAAAGTAAATCACTCAGGCAAAGACCAAAGCGAGAGGCAAGTGTTAAAAATAATGGCCAACCAACTGGTGtactgtttcagaaaaacagtGATGTGAGTAAGCAAAGCAAACCCTATTCAAAAAGTCAACTAGGTcccaaaaataaagcaaaacaagggaACTTCAGGGAGCTTCctaagaggaaaacaagaacGCAGTCGGAAACCAGCTCAAGTTCTGACATGTCATATCTATTGACAGCAAGACGGCTTCGGCTTGTCCCTCTGAGAATGAATCAGTTGATAAAATGCCCTCGTCGTAACCAGCCAGTTGTGGTACTAAACCATCCTGATGTTGATTCGCCAGAGATAATTAATGTCATGAAGACTATCAACAAGTATAAAGGTCAAGTCCTGAAAGTGGTCCTATCAGAAAGGACAAGTAGTTGTCTTGGTGTCAAACGTTACCGAAAGCGTCTTACTCTTCAGAATGTTGAGACAGGAAACCAAGCAAAAAAGCAGAGTATGctgaaaatgaaactaaaaaagACACATAAAAACAACTACCAAGTGGTGGAAACTT